A window of the Candidatus Methylomirabilota bacterium genome harbors these coding sequences:
- a CDS encoding alpha/beta hydrolase has translation DGGRLSLPVLFLHGEYDYTCETVHSRLAEPMRRDCCDLTEVVVPSGHWMAQEKPRVVNAALAKWVATKLPDVWPTP, from the coding sequence GACGGCGGCCGGCTGAGCCTGCCCGTCCTGTTCCTGCACGGCGAGTACGACTACACGTGCGAGACGGTCCACTCCCGGCTGGCCGAGCCGATGCGGCGGGATTGCTGTGACCTCACCGAGGTGGTGGTGCCGTCGGGACACTGGATGGCCCAGGAGAAGCCCCGCGTGGTGAACGCGGCGCTCGCGAAGTGGGTCGCCACGAAGCTGCCCGACGTCTGGCCCACGCCCTGA